One Pseudodesulfovibrio sp. S3 DNA window includes the following coding sequences:
- a CDS encoding toll/interleukin-1 receptor domain-containing protein has product MLYDVFISHASEDKDTYVRELAKALRKENVAVWYDEFSLKPGDSLRRSIDLGLSKSRFGIVVISKYFIGKEWPEWELDGLIQRQNSSRESILIPLWLDISFKEVLAYSPSLADKFALRTDEGLRANIDSILKIVKPQGSSLVVARDRLIEMGYDPPVVTDDWWHKAIEYTGSNGVEGTFQDAMGWGRWSFPLPERGNSTVEKGERIAWAVLQTEWMERADTEGITQITDPGLLYDFIHSSVGLKDKCTENLHYLATYAPQTTIQGLSGPFEEAFDNALRGPSNKIKKDEKKTHVLAQD; this is encoded by the coding sequence ATGCTGTACGATGTGTTTATAAGTCACGCTTCAGAGGACAAGGACACCTACGTTCGAGAACTAGCGAAAGCACTCCGAAAAGAGAACGTAGCCGTTTGGTATGATGAATTCTCACTCAAGCCGGGCGATAGCCTGCGAAGATCAATTGACTTAGGGCTATCTAAGTCACGATTTGGAATAGTAGTCATCAGCAAATATTTTATAGGCAAAGAGTGGCCTGAGTGGGAACTGGATGGACTTATTCAAAGGCAAAATTCTTCACGTGAATCTATACTCATACCACTTTGGCTCGATATATCCTTTAAAGAAGTTTTGGCCTACTCTCCATCACTTGCAGACAAATTTGCTCTACGAACCGATGAAGGTCTTCGAGCCAACATTGACTCAATCCTCAAGATCGTAAAACCACAAGGGTCGTCTCTTGTTGTCGCAAGAGATCGCCTAATTGAAATGGGATATGATCCTCCGGTAGTAACAGATGACTGGTGGCACAAAGCTATTGAGTACACAGGGTCAAATGGTGTTGAAGGCACTTTCCAAGACGCTATGGGATGGGGGCGATGGAGCTTCCCATTGCCAGAACGAGGAAACAGCACTGTCGAAAAAGGCGAACGAATAGCCTGGGCTGTCCTACAAACAGAGTGGATGGAGCGGGCAGATACAGAGGGAATCACCCAAATAACTGATCCTGGTCTGTTATATGATTTCATTCACTCATCAGTTGGCCTTAAAGACAAATGTACCGAGAATTTGCATTATCTCGCGACATATGCCCCTCAAACAACAATACAAGGCCTTAGCGGCCCTTTTGAGGAAGCATTTGACAATGCCCTACGTGGTCCAAGCAACAAAATAAAAAAAGACGAAAAGAAAACCCACGTTTTGGCTCAGGATTAA
- a CDS encoding helicase C-terminal domain-containing protein gives MSLDFGKLQNDIASGNVLEPRKIFTTLQRDPRFRRPSDEQAEVLDAWFAQRPQADTTIKMNTGAGKTLVGLLALQSSLNEGILPAAYVTPDNYLLDQVIAEANTLGIQTVKDPRDPKYLSGQAILVVNIYKIINGKSVFGVSHEGIKIPIGAMVIDDAHACLSTVATQFSMEVKADHELYKYLYNIFQTSLRQQSLAKEVELAEGASHIVSSVPFWSWIEHQPEVVKAIVSHKDDEDIMFRWPLLSEVLELCQCVFSGTKLEITPRCIPIDAIPAFSRAKRRIYMTATLADDGILISHFGADASAILSPITPKGAGDIGDRMILAPQEINPQITDEEVKQLVSNIAQTQNVAVIVPSHTRAGFWQDVSHQILDKTNIATGVANMRAGLVGLTVFINKYDGVDLPGNACRLLVIDGLPEVYTLAERLEMALLDGTEVQLLNQIQRIEQGMGRGVRSSEDYCCIVLLGGRLTQRIHLKAARDKFSPATLAQIDLGKAVTEQLRGKPLNEIAPTLNYCLSQDSQWLNASRSALVNAPERETPYINPYVVKIREAFEAARDQRYDVACGHIQDAANQAAEPITRGYLLQILASYQHKISPAQAQETLLTARKLNRQVLTPLSGVQYSKLLAPAQGQAATAIQYMSKFENSNDLIIFINSILEELAWDPQRTNRFENALQEIGHLLGFGSQRPELEIGDGPDNLWAIGQGDYLVIECKSGATSGIISKKNCNQLLGSISWFKTRYANESATPVMVHPRNHFDHYSAPTPDFRIIDENCLERLKTNISLLGTSISSNACMGSPQGLAELLTHFKFTRESFIASYTTGYTVDKS, from the coding sequence ATGTCTCTTGATTTTGGCAAACTACAGAACGACATCGCCAGTGGAAATGTTCTTGAACCACGTAAAATTTTTACAACGCTCCAAAGAGATCCCCGTTTCAGAAGGCCATCTGACGAACAAGCTGAAGTCCTTGATGCTTGGTTTGCCCAAAGGCCTCAAGCCGACACGACAATAAAAATGAATACCGGGGCAGGCAAAACATTGGTTGGCCTGCTTGCCCTCCAAAGCTCCCTTAACGAGGGGATACTGCCAGCAGCTTATGTTACACCTGACAACTATCTCCTTGATCAAGTAATAGCAGAGGCCAACACACTTGGAATTCAGACAGTCAAAGACCCCAGAGACCCCAAGTACCTTTCAGGCCAAGCGATTTTAGTCGTCAATATATACAAAATCATAAACGGAAAATCCGTATTTGGTGTTTCCCACGAGGGCATCAAAATTCCAATTGGAGCCATGGTTATTGATGACGCTCACGCCTGTCTCTCTACAGTTGCCACTCAGTTTTCAATGGAGGTCAAGGCTGACCACGAGCTGTACAAGTACCTGTATAATATTTTCCAAACATCACTGAGACAGCAATCTTTAGCCAAGGAAGTCGAATTGGCTGAAGGTGCTAGCCACATAGTCTCATCAGTTCCGTTTTGGTCATGGATTGAACATCAGCCTGAGGTTGTTAAGGCGATAGTATCACATAAAGACGACGAAGATATTATGTTTAGGTGGCCCCTCTTGAGCGAAGTTCTTGAGCTTTGCCAATGCGTTTTTTCGGGGACAAAGCTTGAAATTACCCCAAGATGTATTCCTATCGACGCAATCCCAGCCTTTTCAAGAGCCAAACGCCGTATCTACATGACCGCCACTCTTGCCGATGATGGGATACTTATCTCCCACTTTGGAGCCGACGCCTCAGCAATTCTATCACCGATCACCCCCAAAGGAGCAGGCGACATTGGCGACAGGATGATTTTAGCTCCACAAGAAATCAACCCTCAAATCACAGACGAAGAAGTCAAGCAACTTGTCTCCAATATCGCACAAACTCAAAACGTTGCGGTCATTGTTCCATCGCATACCAGAGCGGGATTTTGGCAAGATGTGTCACACCAAATTCTAGACAAAACCAACATTGCCACAGGCGTAGCTAACATGAGGGCGGGACTTGTAGGACTTACAGTTTTCATCAACAAATACGATGGTGTGGACCTTCCTGGGAACGCATGTAGATTGCTCGTAATTGATGGACTACCAGAGGTCTACACACTAGCTGAACGTTTAGAGATGGCGTTACTGGATGGTACCGAAGTCCAACTTCTCAATCAGATTCAAAGAATTGAACAGGGAATGGGAAGAGGAGTTCGCTCAAGTGAAGATTATTGCTGTATAGTATTACTCGGTGGTCGTCTTACTCAGCGAATTCATCTTAAGGCAGCTAGAGACAAATTCTCCCCAGCAACCTTAGCACAAATAGACCTCGGGAAAGCGGTCACAGAACAGCTTCGAGGAAAGCCACTGAACGAAATAGCCCCGACCCTCAACTATTGCCTTAGTCAAGATTCCCAATGGCTCAATGCCAGCCGAAGCGCGCTAGTGAATGCCCCCGAAAGAGAGACCCCATACATCAATCCCTACGTTGTTAAAATCCGTGAAGCATTTGAGGCTGCAAGAGACCAAAGATATGATGTCGCCTGTGGGCATATACAAGATGCGGCAAACCAAGCAGCAGAGCCAATCACTAGAGGTTATTTGCTTCAGATTTTAGCAAGCTATCAGCACAAGATATCACCTGCTCAAGCACAAGAAACGCTTTTAACTGCTCGTAAATTAAACCGGCAAGTGCTTACCCCCCTTAGCGGCGTCCAGTACTCTAAACTGCTGGCTCCAGCCCAAGGACAAGCTGCTACGGCGATTCAGTATATGAGTAAATTTGAGAATTCAAATGACTTAATCATCTTCATAAACAGCATTCTTGAAGAATTAGCATGGGACCCTCAAAGAACAAATCGCTTCGAAAATGCCTTGCAGGAAATAGGTCACCTACTAGGCTTCGGTTCACAAAGACCAGAACTTGAAATAGGGGATGGTCCCGACAATTTGTGGGCTATTGGACAGGGAGATTATCTGGTTATTGAGTGCAAAAGTGGAGCAACCTCAGGCATCATCTCCAAGAAGAATTGCAACCAGCTTCTAGGGTCAATATCATGGTTCAAAACTAGGTATGCAAATGAAAGTGCAACACCTGTCATGGTCCACCCCCGCAATCATTTCGATCATTATTCTGCTCCTACTCCAGATTTTCGAATAATCGATGAGAACTGCCTTGAAAGATTAAAGACAAACATCTCCCTTCTAGGGACTTCAATCTCTAGCAATGCCTGCATGGGAAGCCCTCAAGGACTGGCCGAGTTACTCACTCATTTCAAGTTCACAAGGGAGTCTTTTATCGCCAGCTACACAACCGGCTACACCGTAGACAAATCCTAA
- a CDS encoding ABC transporter permease, translated as MAQVLKRILIKLLWVGVVFLGITVISFWVIHLAPGSPTDLQTTLNPDVGMEARLQLEQLYGLDQPLHIQYANWIKRLVLLDFGQSMSGDHRPVWDKIKERLPLTFGMNVASMILTLLIAIPVGVAAAWWRGGTFDKISTIIVFIGFAMPGFWLALLLMLWLGISWPILPISGLTSMGYDSMSPLGKIWDVTRHLILPVFIYTSGSWAGMSRFMRSSMLEVLRQDYIMTARAKGLSSRVVLFKHALRNALMPVITILGLSVPSLIGGSVIIESIFALPGLGQLFYQAVMSRDYPLIMGSLVLGAVLTLIGNLLADVGYGLADPRIRIGQGRER; from the coding sequence ATGGCCCAAGTCCTGAAACGAATTCTGATAAAGCTCCTTTGGGTGGGCGTGGTGTTTCTGGGCATCACGGTCATCAGCTTCTGGGTCATTCATCTGGCGCCGGGGTCGCCCACAGACCTCCAGACCACGCTCAACCCGGATGTGGGCATGGAGGCCCGGCTCCAGCTCGAACAACTCTATGGGCTGGACCAGCCCCTGCACATCCAATACGCCAATTGGATCAAACGGCTCGTGCTGCTCGACTTCGGCCAGTCCATGTCCGGCGATCACCGGCCCGTCTGGGACAAGATCAAGGAACGGCTGCCGCTGACCTTCGGCATGAACGTGGCCTCCATGATCCTGACGCTGCTCATCGCCATACCCGTCGGTGTGGCTGCGGCCTGGTGGCGGGGCGGAACCTTCGACAAGATATCCACCATCATCGTATTCATCGGCTTTGCCATGCCCGGCTTCTGGCTGGCCTTGCTGCTCATGCTCTGGCTCGGCATCAGTTGGCCCATCCTGCCCATCTCGGGCCTGACATCCATGGGCTACGACTCCATGTCGCCCCTCGGGAAAATATGGGATGTGACCCGGCATCTCATCCTTCCGGTCTTCATTTACACCTCGGGTTCCTGGGCTGGCATGTCCCGCTTCATGCGTTCCAGCATGCTCGAAGTGCTTCGCCAGGACTACATCATGACCGCCCGCGCCAAGGGGCTGTCCAGCCGGGTGGTGCTCTTCAAGCACGCCCTGCGCAATGCACTCATGCCCGTCATCACCATCCTCGGCCTTTCGGTTCCGTCCCTTATCGGCGGCTCGGTCATCATCGAATCCATCTTTGCCCTGCCCGGCCTGGGCCAGCTCTTTTATCAGGCGGTCATGTCCAGGGATTATCCGCTGATCATGGGCAGCCTCGTGCTCGGCGCCGTCCTGACGCTCATCGGCAATCTGCTGGCGGACGTGGGCTACGGCCTGGCCGACCCGCGCATCCGCATAGGCCAGGGGAGGGAACGGTGA
- a CDS encoding ABC transporter permease has translation MKHKPLKRRSPWVRHSLLAIGGLIVGIMSLAAVFAPLIAPFDPNVINVDALLLPPSATHLMGTDALGRDVFSRILFGGRVSLWVGFVAVGIATSIGLVLGLIAGYFGRWVDEIIMRGVDVMLCFPSFFLILAVITFLEPSLTNIMIVIGLTGWMGVSRLVRAETLTLRERDFVMAARAAGAGSVRIIFRHIMPNAVGPVLVSATLGVAGAILTESSLSFLGLGVQPPDASWGNILMEGKEVLGIAWWLSVFPGLAILVTVLGYNLLGESLRDLLDPRLKQ, from the coding sequence GTGAAACACAAACCACTGAAACGCCGATCCCCGTGGGTACGCCACTCCCTGCTCGCCATAGGCGGCCTGATCGTGGGAATCATGTCCCTGGCCGCGGTCTTTGCACCGCTCATCGCCCCGTTCGATCCCAATGTGATCAACGTGGACGCCCTGCTTCTGCCGCCGTCAGCCACCCATCTCATGGGCACGGACGCGCTTGGACGCGACGTATTCTCGCGCATCCTCTTCGGCGGAAGGGTTTCACTGTGGGTCGGGTTCGTGGCCGTGGGCATCGCCACTTCCATCGGTCTGGTGCTGGGCCTGATTGCCGGCTACTTCGGCAGGTGGGTGGACGAAATCATCATGCGCGGCGTGGATGTCATGCTCTGTTTTCCGTCGTTCTTCCTGATCCTGGCAGTCATCACATTTCTTGAGCCGAGCCTGACCAACATCATGATCGTCATCGGCCTGACCGGCTGGATGGGTGTATCCCGGCTGGTCCGCGCCGAAACCCTGACCCTCCGCGAACGCGATTTCGTCATGGCCGCCCGCGCCGCCGGGGCAGGCTCGGTCCGCATCATCTTCCGCCACATCATGCCCAATGCTGTGGGACCGGTGCTCGTGTCCGCCACACTGGGCGTGGCCGGGGCCATCCTGACCGAATCCTCGCTCTCCTTCCTCGGCCTGGGCGTACAGCCGCCCGACGCCTCCTGGGGCAACATCCTCATGGAAGGCAAGGAAGTCCTCGGCATTGCATGGTGGCTCTCCGTATTTCCGGGGTTGGCCATCCTGGTCACCGTGCTCGGCTACAACCTGCTCGGCGAATCCCTGCGCGACCTGCTCGATCCGAGACTGAAGCAGTGA
- a CDS encoding GNAT family N-acetyltransferase, which translates to MISLRPATADDESLIRDIIHASMLVSYVHFLPAKFTEKMLRNDRAGEIARNDAVRFTIAEWNNTPAGVMLLKADYVDHLWTHPDFMGKGVGSALLDHAAHVATQAGFHALTLNCFEKNTHALDFYKAKGFVIEKTFEAIDYCPGENACFLVRQLKDTTASSEPFNAIC; encoded by the coding sequence GTGATATCCCTGCGCCCCGCCACTGCCGACGACGAATCCCTTATCCGGGACATCATTCACGCATCCATGCTGGTCAGCTATGTGCATTTCCTGCCTGCAAAATTCACTGAAAAGATGTTGCGAAACGATCGTGCCGGAGAAATCGCCCGCAATGACGCCGTCCGCTTCACCATTGCCGAGTGGAACAACACCCCGGCAGGCGTCATGCTGCTCAAGGCAGACTATGTGGACCACCTCTGGACCCATCCCGATTTCATGGGCAAGGGGGTGGGCAGCGCCCTGCTCGACCATGCCGCACACGTGGCGACCCAGGCCGGATTCCACGCCCTGACCCTGAACTGTTTCGAAAAAAACACCCACGCCCTCGATTTCTACAAGGCCAAGGGGTTCGTCATTGAAAAGACCTTCGAGGCCATTGACTATTGTCCCGGCGAAAACGCCTGCTTTCTCGTCAGGCAACTCAAGGACACCACCGCCTCCTCTGAGCCATTCAATGCCATATGCTGA
- a CDS encoding ATP-binding protein — translation MLELERIQTQLKVVSRVISCELDRVKDALHYLACHSLELFKITPRDPAAIRDWLTSAGFGVGEDGFYLSLHDLKAFRGGSLSKEALSYSWPPDSKGDLDAGYRLFCHRSMGPMLMALRQRLPGTVWIYYQDIANTALQYPYIDQITAITPDFKWSDYHTYASVNPEVNPEREVRWSLPHIDYAGQGMIVAASIPVYVQDDFVGLWSIDLQVDSLVRPSVLAPTRSSQLNCVVQLDGMVISSSHGVLSRKMCKGEECQVPFKDLHEAFAHLDLQDIHAQGAGYETVKTDEDEYQIYWVNLECMDWICITVLSKDDLLDAVKEQFQQAFVNLGKGELGTSIGIEKLPLEMLEIGRAYNEMVVKLDQAREHLLQQKAELAREKANAEAANHAKTMFLANMSHELRTPLNGIMGMHYLLQTTPLDSDQEEYLGMAAESAARLTALVGDILDLSRIETGNISLTEEQFDLVESMVFVERLFRPSCQQKGIGFVMNIHEAIPHDLVGDSLRLQQIFNNLVGNAVKFTESGSVRIEAYPLPSDRPGMSRILFSVSDTGIGIDESRIEYLFEPFTQDDEGYRRSHQGAGLGLPIVRQLVHLMGGDISAASQPGVGTTFHFCISFKRHGEAEAGLPVASKEESRAGGSRAILLVEDDAVNSMAVSRFLYKAGYRVDVVENGAEALKALPSNDYELVLMDIQMPVMDGVEATRAIRAGEAGDRNVRIPIVAMTAYAMAGDEEIFLKAGVDGYLAKPVEVDRLMEMVSAVMRA, via the coding sequence ATGCTTGAGCTTGAAAGGATACAAACACAACTCAAGGTGGTCTCCAGAGTCATTTCCTGCGAACTGGACCGTGTCAAGGACGCGCTGCATTATCTCGCGTGCCATTCCCTTGAATTGTTCAAGATAACCCCCCGCGATCCAGCGGCCATACGCGACTGGCTGACGAGTGCGGGGTTCGGAGTGGGGGAGGACGGTTTTTATCTGAGCCTTCACGACCTCAAGGCCTTCAGGGGCGGATCGCTGAGCAAGGAGGCGTTGAGTTATTCCTGGCCGCCCGACAGCAAAGGCGACTTGGACGCCGGATACCGTTTGTTCTGTCACAGAAGCATGGGGCCGATGCTCATGGCCCTGCGCCAACGGTTGCCGGGAACGGTCTGGATATATTATCAGGACATCGCCAACACAGCGCTGCAATATCCTTATATCGACCAGATTACGGCCATTACTCCTGATTTCAAATGGAGCGACTATCACACGTATGCCTCGGTCAATCCCGAGGTGAATCCGGAGCGGGAGGTGCGCTGGTCCCTGCCGCATATAGACTACGCTGGACAGGGGATGATCGTGGCCGCGTCGATCCCCGTGTATGTTCAGGACGACTTCGTCGGTTTGTGGAGTATCGATTTGCAGGTGGACAGTCTTGTGCGTCCGTCCGTCCTGGCCCCGACGCGGAGCTCGCAGCTGAACTGTGTCGTGCAGCTTGACGGCATGGTCATATCCTCCAGCCACGGGGTGCTCTCCCGGAAAATGTGCAAGGGGGAGGAATGTCAGGTTCCTTTCAAGGATCTGCACGAGGCTTTTGCTCACCTGGATTTGCAGGATATTCACGCGCAAGGGGCCGGATATGAAACCGTCAAGACAGATGAAGACGAATATCAGATATACTGGGTGAACCTGGAATGCATGGATTGGATCTGCATCACGGTGTTGAGCAAGGACGACCTTCTTGACGCCGTCAAAGAACAGTTTCAACAGGCTTTCGTCAATCTGGGCAAGGGCGAACTCGGTACGTCCATCGGAATAGAAAAGCTGCCTTTGGAAATGTTGGAGATCGGAAGGGCCTATAACGAGATGGTGGTCAAGTTGGACCAGGCCCGTGAACACCTGCTGCAGCAGAAAGCGGAGTTGGCCCGGGAAAAGGCCAATGCCGAGGCTGCCAATCATGCCAAGACCATGTTCCTTGCGAACATGAGCCATGAGCTGAGAACGCCTTTGAACGGCATCATGGGCATGCATTACCTTCTCCAAACCACACCATTGGATTCGGACCAGGAGGAATACCTCGGTATGGCGGCAGAGTCGGCTGCGCGTCTGACCGCTCTTGTCGGCGACATTCTCGATTTGTCCAGAATTGAGACCGGCAACATCAGTTTGACTGAGGAGCAGTTCGATCTGGTTGAATCCATGGTGTTTGTCGAGCGTCTGTTCAGGCCGTCTTGTCAACAGAAAGGGATTGGATTCGTAATGAATATACATGAAGCTATTCCGCACGATCTGGTGGGCGACTCCCTGCGGCTTCAGCAGATATTCAATAATCTGGTGGGGAATGCTGTCAAATTCACGGAATCCGGCAGTGTCAGGATCGAGGCGTACCCCCTTCCCAGTGACCGGCCTGGAATGAGCCGGATCCTGTTTTCCGTTTCCGATACCGGCATAGGCATTGATGAAAGCAGGATCGAATACCTCTTTGAGCCTTTCACGCAAGACGACGAGGGGTACCGACGTTCCCATCAGGGGGCGGGGCTTGGCTTGCCCATCGTGCGTCAGCTCGTGCATCTGATGGGCGGCGACATTTCTGCCGCCAGCCAGCCGGGCGTCGGCACCACCTTCCATTTCTGCATCTCTTTCAAGCGACACGGAGAAGCTGAGGCGGGACTTCCCGTTGCATCAAAAGAGGAAAGTCGTGCAGGCGGCTCCCGTGCGATTCTCCTGGTCGAGGATGATGCCGTGAACAGCATGGCGGTGAGTCGGTTCCTGTATAAGGCCGGGTATCGGGTTGACGTTGTGGAGAACGGTGCCGAGGCCCTGAAGGCCCTTCCTTCCAATGACTACGAACTGGTCCTGATGGATATTCAAATGCCGGTAATGGACGGAGTGGAGGCAACAAGGGCCATACGGGCCGGGGAGGCCGGGGATCGGAATGTCCGGATTCCCATTGTCGCCATGACTGCATATGCCATGGCAGGTGATGAGGAAATATTCCTGAAGGCCGGAGTCGATGGCTATTTGGCCAAGCCGGTGGAAGTCGACAGGTTGATGGAGATGGTCAGTGCCGTGATGCGGGCCTGA
- a CDS encoding AAA family ATPase has translation MLELLRIRNLALIEDVELEFSPGLNALTGETGAGKSFIMRAVDFLMGERMDKKLVRPGTDKATVEALFVLPEGETVIRRELSAETGRSRVYVNDVLSSQPTIRDMGSRLIIHTSQHGQQKLLSPAFQSEILDSFLPTPSFLTERNESLAVLNDVLERKRRLAEKFDDLQKQRDFLEYQKKEIEAVDPQPGEENELEERKKILKDREQAGECLQNALDILHGEVSLLDAMTLLTREMEIIARLFPGFEEDREAIEEHRMRLHDIDSRLRRGPDYFEEEETMSLDDIESRLFALAKLKRKLKRGLDEIVGMKTEIDDNLSFLDACALDMKHLNREESLAAAALKETLARLNRARKKAAGELSTRIVDELSDLGFSEHVKVHFEFDPRELYPGCDDMRGRLMWVPNPGQAAQPLDKIASGGELSRFLLALVTMRGDSEQDHDARPSLIFDEVDAGIGGLTLNSVGNKLRTLADRQQMLLITHWPQLARKADRHFLIVKEVIDNVTYTRCDRLEGDEIMAELSRMAGGGEQGAALAEKLCK, from the coding sequence ATGCTTGAACTGCTGCGAATCCGAAACCTCGCTCTCATCGAAGACGTTGAGCTGGAATTTTCTCCCGGCCTGAACGCCCTGACCGGCGAGACCGGTGCGGGCAAGTCCTTCATCATGCGGGCCGTGGACTTTCTCATGGGCGAACGCATGGACAAGAAGCTGGTCCGACCGGGAACCGACAAGGCCACCGTGGAGGCCCTTTTCGTGCTGCCCGAAGGCGAGACCGTGATCCGGCGCGAACTTTCCGCCGAAACCGGACGCAGCCGGGTATACGTCAACGACGTCCTCTCATCCCAGCCCACCATCAGGGACATGGGCTCCCGGCTGATCATCCACACTTCACAACACGGGCAGCAGAAGCTCCTGTCCCCGGCCTTCCAGTCAGAGATTCTCGACTCCTTCCTCCCGACCCCCTCGTTCCTGACGGAGCGCAACGAGAGCCTCGCCGTGCTCAATGACGTGCTGGAACGCAAGCGGCGGTTGGCCGAGAAATTCGACGATCTGCAAAAACAGCGCGATTTTCTCGAATACCAGAAAAAGGAAATCGAGGCGGTGGACCCGCAACCGGGCGAAGAGAACGAGTTGGAGGAACGCAAGAAAATTCTCAAGGACCGCGAGCAGGCAGGCGAATGCCTCCAGAACGCCCTCGACATCCTGCACGGCGAAGTCAGCCTGCTCGACGCCATGACCCTGCTCACCCGCGAGATGGAGATCATCGCCCGGCTCTTCCCCGGCTTTGAAGAGGACCGCGAGGCCATCGAAGAGCACCGCATGCGGCTGCATGATATCGACTCCCGGCTGCGGCGCGGACCGGATTATTTCGAGGAAGAGGAAACCATGTCCCTGGACGACATCGAATCCCGGCTGTTCGCATTGGCTAAACTCAAACGCAAACTCAAGCGCGGTCTGGACGAGATCGTGGGCATGAAGACCGAGATCGACGACAACCTTTCCTTTCTCGACGCCTGCGCCCTGGACATGAAGCACCTGAACCGCGAGGAAAGCCTAGCAGCGGCAGCCCTCAAGGAAACCCTGGCCAGACTCAACCGCGCCCGGAAAAAGGCGGCAGGCGAACTCTCCACCCGCATCGTGGACGAACTTTCCGACCTCGGGTTTTCCGAGCACGTCAAGGTCCACTTCGAATTCGATCCGCGCGAACTCTATCCCGGCTGCGACGACATGCGCGGCCGTCTCATGTGGGTGCCCAACCCGGGACAGGCTGCACAACCGCTTGACAAAATCGCCTCGGGAGGCGAACTCTCCCGCTTCCTGCTGGCCCTGGTCACCATGCGCGGCGACAGCGAGCAGGATCACGACGCCCGCCCCTCCCTCATCTTCGATGAAGTGGACGCGGGCATCGGCGGCCTGACCCTGAACTCCGTGGGCAACAAGCTGCGCACCCTGGCCGACCGCCAGCAGATGCTGCTCATCACCCACTGGCCGCAACTGGCCCGCAAGGCGGACCGCCACTTCCTCATCGTCAAGGAAGTGATCGACAACGTGACCTATACCCGTTGCGATCGACTGGAAGGGGATGAAATAATGGCGGAACTCTCGCGTATGGCCGGCGGCGGCGAACAGGGTGCAGCCCTGGCAGAAAAATTATGTAAATAG
- a CDS encoding MarC family protein — protein MTTLFISLYMKLFFLLTPFFVLSVFLTLTEDMEKSEQRRLAIRTTTAVLVIALVLYFAGNPIFSTLGITLDGFRVGAGSLLFLSAVSLLSGKKQRPEMDDDADVAVVPLAIPITVGPASIGTLLILGAELSTTPQKLTGAAALVCACLSVGLLLFIAPTAKRVIGKMGLNVMTKITGLVLSAMAAQIVFVGVKNFLA, from the coding sequence GTGACCACTCTTTTCATTTCGCTTTATATGAAGCTCTTCTTTCTGCTCACGCCGTTTTTCGTGCTGTCCGTGTTCCTGACCCTGACCGAGGATATGGAAAAATCGGAACAGCGCCGACTGGCCATACGCACCACCACGGCAGTGCTTGTCATCGCCCTGGTACTCTACTTTGCGGGCAATCCCATCTTCTCCACACTGGGCATCACCCTGGACGGCTTCCGGGTGGGGGCGGGTTCGCTGCTCTTCCTGTCTGCCGTGTCCCTGCTCTCCGGGAAGAAACAACGCCCCGAAATGGACGACGACGCGGACGTGGCCGTGGTACCCTTGGCCATCCCCATCACGGTCGGTCCGGCCTCCATCGGAACCCTGCTCATCCTCGGCGCGGAGTTGTCCACCACACCGCAAAAGCTCACCGGAGCCGCCGCCCTGGTCTGTGCCTGCCTGTCCGTCGGACTGCTCCTGTTCATCGCCCCTACCGCCAAACGGGTCATAGGGAAGATGGGCCTCAACGTGATGACCAAGATCACCGGACTGGTCCTGTCGGCCATGGCCGCACAGATCGTGTTTGTCGGGGTGAAAAACTTCCTCGCCTGA